In a genomic window of Malaclemys terrapin pileata isolate rMalTer1 chromosome 17, rMalTer1.hap1, whole genome shotgun sequence:
- the RPL35 gene encoding 60S ribosomal protein L35, with product MAKIKARDLRGKKKEELLKQLDDLKVELSQLRVAKVTGGAASKLSKIRVVRKSIARVLTVINQTQKENLRKFYKGKKYKPLDLRPKKTRAMRRRLNKYEESLKTKKQQRKERLYPVRKFAVKA from the exons ATG GCGAAGATCAAGGCCCGTGACCTGCGAGGGAAGAAGAAGGAGGAGCTGCTGAAGCAGCTGGATGACCTGAAGGTGGAGCTGTCCCAGCTGCGGGTGGCCAAGGTGACTGGCGGAGCCGCCTCCAAGCTGTCCAAGAT CCGGGTTGTCCGCAAATCCATTGCCAGAGTGCTGACTGTCATCAACCAGACCCAGAAAGAGAACCTGAGGAAATTTTACAAA GGCAAAAAGTACAAGCCTCTTGACCTACGGCCGAAGAAGACTCGTGCCATGCGCCGCAGATTAAATAAGTACGAAGAAAGTTTGAAGACCAAAAAACAGCAGCGAAAAGAGCGCCTGTACCCTGTCCGGAAGTTTGCTGTTAAGGCATAA